In one window of Cytophagaceae bacterium ABcell3 DNA:
- a CDS encoding c-type cytochrome, producing MRTLNRFANLSIAFLLVLFISFSTVADEIPDDPGVISAGQALFNSNCKQCHNFERSGVGPNLRDSHERWELPNLIAFIRAPQRYIETANDPYAKQLYEEYRQYMPNHAFSDDEIISIIAFIKHRSEEVPEEAAGADPASVQVSAHEDTQQNLLIMILVVITLVLVLILLFVFLSVIRKFLKDKEDQLEPEDKDLVHQRFDVGKVLKSKGFIGILSVVFVVFLVRGCWMGMMAAGVDQGYAPVQPIPFSHALHAGEYGIDCNYCHTGAVKGKQAGIPSLNICMNCHGQIKSGPEFGEEAIATLVNAYEENRPIQWVRVHNLPDLAYFNHSQHVDVGGIKCQTCHGPIEEMEVVYQYSPLTMGWCINCHRETEVNGADNAYYDRLIQVHNKQNFTVAEIGGLDCARCHY from the coding sequence GTGAGAACATTAAATCGTTTCGCGAATCTTTCAATTGCATTTTTACTGGTATTATTTATCTCTTTTTCCACTGTAGCTGATGAAATACCAGATGATCCTGGTGTAATCAGTGCAGGGCAAGCGTTATTTAATTCCAACTGTAAGCAGTGTCACAATTTTGAAAGATCTGGTGTTGGCCCGAACCTCAGAGATTCACATGAGAGATGGGAGCTTCCTAATTTGATTGCTTTTATAAGAGCTCCTCAAAGATACATCGAGACAGCCAACGACCCTTATGCAAAGCAATTATATGAAGAGTATAGGCAGTATATGCCTAATCATGCGTTTTCAGATGATGAGATCATCTCTATTATTGCTTTCATCAAGCATAGAAGTGAAGAGGTACCTGAAGAAGCAGCAGGTGCTGATCCTGCGTCTGTTCAAGTGTCAGCACATGAAGATACGCAGCAGAACTTGTTGATCATGATTTTGGTGGTTATCACGCTTGTGTTGGTACTCATCTTACTTTTTGTATTCCTTTCTGTAATCAGAAAATTCCTTAAAGATAAAGAAGACCAATTAGAGCCAGAAGACAAAGATCTTGTACATCAGAGGTTTGATGTTGGTAAGGTTCTTAAAAGTAAAGGCTTTATAGGTATCTTGTCAGTAGTTTTTGTGGTATTCCTTGTAAGAGGATGCTGGATGGGAATGATGGCTGCTGGTGTGGATCAAGGCTATGCACCTGTTCAACCTATTCCTTTTTCACATGCGCTTCATGCTGGCGAGTATGGTATTGATTGTAATTACTGTCATACGGGTGCTGTAAAAGGCAAGCAAGCTGGTATTCCATCATTGAATATATGTATGAACTGTCATGGTCAGATTAAATCTGGACCTGAGTTCGGTGAAGAGGCAATCGCTACCTTGGTCAACGCTTATGAAGAAAACAGACCTATTCAGTGGGTAAGGGTTCATAACCTTCCTGATTTGGCTTATTTCAACCACTCACAGCACGTTGATGTTGGTGGTATCAAGTGCCAAACTTGTCATGGCCCTATAGAGGAGATGGAAGTTGTTTACCAATATTCTCCATTAACCATGGGATGGTGCATCAACTGTCATAGGGAAACCGAAGTGAACGGAGCAGACAATGCATATTATGACAGACTAATCCAGGTTCATAATAAGCAAAACTTTACAGTGGCAGAGATTGGTGGTTTGGATTGTGCAAGATGCCATTATTAA
- a CDS encoding sodium:solute symporter family protein has translation MELAFSDWAVIIVFLFISFGIGVYFTGRASKGLAAFFLGGRNLPWWIAGVSMVATTFAADTPLAVTELVAQDGIAGNWVWWSFLAGGMLTTFFFAKLWRRSGILTDVEFIELRYSGKEAAFLRGLKAIYLGLFMNSLIIGWVNLALMAILQVFFHIPDETALLYVGGAMVVTMVYSSLSGLLGVAINDFFQFFIAMAGTIILAVLVVSSEQIGGTTGLKEQLEEIAPAALNFFPRIGTETNVQDTVEVFTLSLGAFLAMAGMQWWASWYPGAEPGGGGYIAQRMLSTKNEKHAIISTFFFQIAHYCIRPWPWILVGLSALILYPELDEDSKRLGYVMAMRDFLPAGLKGLLLAAFLAAYMSTISTQLNWGASYLVKDFYSRFISAETDFSSDASANKNYLFISRLATVFIMLVALIITGFIETISGVWLFIIEGGAGLGLVLILRWYWWRVNAWSELAATIIPLFILAIIRLLAHFVTTGAIEPGSGMANFVTNYSTHPQSFFLILGTTTLGWLLVTYLTKPTDMAVLKTFYEKIRPMGAWKPVEKILNKKQEKHALSYLVVCWLSAILFCYSILFIIGRMIFQQWDEVWPLLIVIIVSLTVLTILSRKIKIFED, from the coding sequence ATGGAACTTGCTTTTTCTGATTGGGCTGTCATAATAGTCTTTCTTTTTATTTCTTTTGGTATAGGTGTTTACTTTACAGGCAGGGCGAGCAAAGGCTTGGCGGCCTTCTTTCTAGGAGGCAGAAACCTACCTTGGTGGATTGCAGGCGTTTCTATGGTAGCAACTACTTTTGCTGCAGACACCCCTCTAGCTGTAACAGAACTGGTCGCCCAAGATGGCATAGCTGGCAACTGGGTATGGTGGTCATTTTTAGCTGGAGGCATGCTCACGACCTTCTTTTTTGCAAAACTATGGAGGCGCTCGGGCATCCTTACCGATGTGGAGTTTATTGAACTAAGGTATTCAGGCAAAGAAGCTGCTTTTTTAAGAGGCCTTAAAGCCATTTATCTTGGGCTTTTCATGAACAGCCTTATTATAGGTTGGGTCAACCTTGCTTTAATGGCCATCCTTCAGGTGTTTTTTCATATTCCCGATGAAACGGCTTTATTGTATGTAGGGGGAGCTATGGTAGTCACGATGGTTTACTCAAGCCTTTCAGGTTTATTAGGTGTAGCGATCAATGACTTTTTTCAATTCTTTATAGCAATGGCTGGCACTATTATATTAGCAGTTTTGGTGGTAAGTTCGGAGCAAATAGGTGGTACAACTGGCTTAAAAGAACAGTTAGAAGAAATCGCCCCTGCTGCTTTGAACTTTTTTCCACGTATTGGTACCGAAACAAATGTTCAAGATACAGTAGAGGTATTCACCCTATCATTAGGAGCCTTTCTTGCCATGGCAGGTATGCAATGGTGGGCAAGCTGGTACCCTGGCGCAGAGCCCGGGGGCGGTGGCTATATAGCGCAAAGGATGCTTAGTACTAAAAATGAAAAACATGCCATTATATCTACTTTCTTTTTTCAGATTGCCCATTATTGCATAAGACCATGGCCGTGGATACTGGTGGGACTATCCGCCCTTATATTGTATCCTGAATTAGACGAAGACAGCAAACGATTGGGATATGTAATGGCCATGCGCGACTTTTTACCTGCAGGCCTCAAAGGGCTTTTGTTAGCTGCCTTCCTTGCAGCATACATGAGCACGATTTCTACCCAATTGAACTGGGGTGCCAGCTATCTTGTCAAAGACTTTTACAGCCGCTTTATTTCGGCAGAAACAGATTTCTCTTCAGATGCTTCGGCTAACAAAAACTATTTGTTTATTAGCCGGTTGGCAACGGTTTTCATTATGCTGGTCGCTTTAATAATCACGGGCTTTATTGAAACTATTTCTGGGGTATGGCTTTTTATTATTGAAGGAGGAGCTGGCTTAGGTCTTGTGCTCATTCTAAGGTGGTACTGGTGGCGTGTTAATGCCTGGAGCGAGCTTGCGGCAACGATCATCCCGCTATTTATTTTAGCTATTATAAGGCTATTAGCACATTTTGTAACTACAGGAGCTATTGAACCTGGTTCGGGAATGGCTAACTTTGTGACAAATTACTCCACACACCCACAAAGCTTTTTCCTCATATTGGGAACAACTACTTTGGGATGGCTTTTGGTAACTTATTTGACAAAGCCTACAGACATGGCTGTTTTAAAAACTTTCTATGAAAAAATCAGGCCTATGGGAGCCTGGAAACCTGTAGAAAAGATTTTGAACAAAAAGCAAGAGAAGCATGCGCTAAGTTATTTAGTAGTTTGCTGGCTATCAGCCATACTTTTCTGCTACTCCATATTATTTATTATAGGCCGAATGATATTTCAACAATGGGATGAGGTTTGGCCATTATTAATAGTTATTATAGTTTCTTTGACTGTATTAACGATCCTCTCACGGAAGATTAAAATCTTTGAAGATTAA
- the murB gene encoding UDP-N-acetylmuramate dehydrogenase, translated as MNIEKKYSLHELNTFGIEAYADFYTTFHSVEQLKEIIGSPIYKDNNKLILGGGSNVLFTQDFKGLVLKNNIKGIAINKEEGDKVILTAGAGEIWHNLVLYCVEKGYGGIENLSLIPGTVGASPMQNIGAYGVEIKDIFESLKAVDALTGETKEFTPEECCFGYRNSIFKKEFKGRYIITHVSLRLSKNPLINVSYGAISDTLKAMNIANPTIKDVSNAIIHIRQSKLPDPKEIGNAGSFFKNPEIPLVQFQQLKKQFHDIVSYPVSPSLVKVPAGWLIEKCGWKGKTFGNIGVHKKQALVLVNYGGGKGIDIVQLSKDIQASVKEKFNINLEPEVNII; from the coding sequence ATGAACATTGAAAAAAAATATTCCTTACACGAGCTTAATACATTTGGAATTGAAGCATATGCTGATTTCTATACCACTTTCCATTCTGTCGAACAGCTTAAGGAAATTATAGGAAGTCCGATTTACAAAGACAACAATAAGCTAATATTGGGAGGCGGAAGCAACGTCCTTTTTACTCAAGATTTCAAAGGCCTGGTATTAAAAAACAACATTAAAGGTATCGCAATAAATAAGGAAGAAGGCGACAAGGTCATTCTTACGGCAGGAGCCGGTGAAATATGGCATAACCTTGTTTTATATTGCGTAGAGAAAGGGTATGGAGGCATAGAAAACCTATCCCTAATACCTGGAACCGTAGGGGCCTCCCCTATGCAAAATATTGGTGCCTATGGAGTCGAAATAAAAGATATCTTTGAAAGCCTCAAAGCCGTTGACGCTTTGACAGGTGAAACCAAAGAGTTTACCCCTGAGGAGTGTTGTTTTGGATACCGCAACAGCATCTTTAAAAAAGAGTTCAAGGGAAGATACATCATTACACACGTCTCCCTCCGGTTAAGCAAAAATCCCCTGATCAATGTCTCGTATGGGGCTATTTCGGACACTTTAAAAGCAATGAACATCGCAAACCCTACCATCAAAGATGTCAGCAATGCAATAATCCATATAAGACAAAGTAAATTGCCAGACCCCAAGGAAATTGGAAACGCCGGAAGCTTCTTTAAAAACCCTGAAATACCATTGGTTCAATTTCAGCAGTTAAAAAAACAGTTTCATGACATCGTAAGCTACCCTGTAAGTCCGAGCTTGGTTAAAGTGCCTGCGGGATGGCTCATAGAAAAGTGTGGGTGGAAAGGGAAAACCTTTGGCAATATAGGAGTGCACAAAAAACAAGCACTGGTACTTGTCAACTATGGAGGCGGCAAAGGCATTGATATAGTGCAGCTTTCCAAAGACATTCAAGCATCGGTAAAAGAAAAGTTCAATATTAACCTAGAGCCGGAAGTAAATATTATTTAA
- the mgtE gene encoding magnesium transporter, giving the protein MQLSDREEEKKLNLIRDIFQAGDEDKLRDHLQDTPVVEIADFVRELDLDDTVKVINMLDEEKKGWLFTEFDEDQLYELFVHIDKKEFAEIFSQMSSDTRADFYQYLDKDEQIILLPYLEKKIREDVISLSAYPPETAGGIMNTDFATVLISMSVKEAISKIRKDAPSKKMLYYVYVVDHHRRMLGFVTLKDLILADPEDTVKEVLHDNFIFARVDEDRESVAGKIEKYDLVAIPVLNPAEQLVGIVSHDDAIDVIRAEHTEDLEKFMGIIHTRDEVGYLDTNAFEHFKRRVVWVTGLAFVGIISGVILHSYEGALEQLMILALYLPMLADTGGNSGSQAATVVVRALALNQISVKNWFMILFKEAKIAILLALCLGALAYLKVLFLSWETDIPDGYNLYNIALIISLALSLQVITATVIGASLPMIVKRFGGDPAVAASPAITTVVDITGLLIYFTMATTFLL; this is encoded by the coding sequence ATGCAATTATCGGATAGAGAAGAAGAAAAGAAACTTAATCTTATACGAGATATTTTTCAGGCAGGCGATGAGGATAAACTCAGAGATCACTTGCAAGATACTCCTGTGGTAGAAATTGCTGACTTTGTCCGCGAATTAGATCTTGATGATACTGTCAAGGTTATTAATATGCTGGATGAGGAAAAAAAAGGCTGGCTTTTTACCGAGTTTGATGAGGACCAACTTTATGAGCTGTTTGTCCATATTGACAAAAAAGAGTTTGCCGAGATTTTTTCTCAAATGTCTTCAGATACCCGGGCTGACTTTTACCAGTACCTGGATAAAGATGAACAGATAATTTTACTTCCCTATCTTGAGAAAAAGATCAGGGAAGACGTGATCTCCTTAAGTGCATATCCACCCGAAACGGCAGGGGGGATTATGAATACAGACTTTGCCACTGTTCTGATTAGCATGTCTGTTAAGGAAGCTATTTCTAAGATCAGAAAAGATGCCCCTTCAAAAAAAATGCTCTACTATGTTTATGTAGTAGACCACCATCGTCGTATGCTGGGCTTTGTAACCCTTAAGGATTTGATTCTTGCAGACCCTGAAGATACGGTAAAGGAGGTTTTGCATGACAACTTTATTTTTGCCAGGGTTGATGAAGACCGGGAATCTGTGGCAGGTAAGATCGAGAAATATGACCTTGTGGCTATACCTGTGCTGAACCCTGCTGAGCAATTGGTGGGAATTGTTAGCCACGATGACGCAATTGATGTTATTCGTGCCGAGCATACAGAAGACTTGGAAAAATTTATGGGTATTATTCATACCAGAGATGAAGTTGGGTATTTAGATACGAATGCTTTTGAGCATTTCAAAAGAAGGGTAGTGTGGGTAACCGGGCTGGCTTTTGTAGGCATTATTTCTGGCGTGATACTGCATTCTTATGAAGGGGCTTTGGAGCAGCTTATGATATTGGCCTTGTACCTGCCTATGCTGGCGGATACGGGCGGAAACTCTGGTAGCCAAGCTGCAACTGTAGTGGTTCGTGCATTGGCCCTAAATCAAATAAGTGTAAAAAATTGGTTTATGATCCTTTTTAAGGAGGCCAAGATTGCTATACTTTTGGCCTTGTGTTTAGGGGCTTTGGCTTATTTAAAAGTCCTTTTCCTGTCTTGGGAAACTGACATACCTGATGGCTATAACCTGTACAATATAGCCCTTATCATTTCTTTGGCTTTAAGTTTGCAGGTAATTACAGCGACTGTTATTGGCGCCAGTTTACCAATGATTGTGAAGCGGTTTGGTGGCGACCCTGCCGTAGCTGCAAGTCCGGCTATTACTACTGTGGTGGACATTACAGGGCTTTTAATTTATTTTACCATGGCCACTACCTTTCTTTTGTAA
- a CDS encoding dCMP deaminase family protein codes for MKKPAFEDIFMELAVNLARRSHCIKKHVGAVLTKDTRIISIGYNGPPAGTHNCDEEWPEKGCAKDMKGSCSLALHAEENAIVYAMKNGFSIENCTLYITLSPCLSCARLIYSAGVEHVIFLESYAHYKGIGVDEGVEFLRKFGVKVEQYKGELLKTLPGEPL; via the coding sequence ATGAAAAAGCCGGCCTTTGAAGATATTTTTATGGAATTGGCTGTGAACTTGGCCCGTAGATCACACTGCATCAAAAAGCATGTAGGAGCGGTCTTGACCAAAGATACCAGGATTATTTCTATAGGCTACAACGGACCTCCTGCTGGCACGCACAATTGTGATGAAGAATGGCCAGAAAAAGGTTGCGCTAAAGATATGAAGGGAAGTTGCTCCCTGGCATTGCACGCTGAAGAAAACGCTATAGTGTATGCAATGAAAAATGGGTTCTCAATTGAGAATTGTACACTTTATATCACCTTGTCTCCGTGCCTTTCCTGTGCCAGGTTAATTTATAGTGCAGGTGTTGAGCATGTTATTTTTCTAGAGTCTTATGCGCATTATAAAGGTATAGGGGTGGATGAAGGAGTGGAATTTTTAAGAAAATTTGGTGTTAAGGTAGAGCAGTACAAAGGCGAGCTTCTTAAAACCTTGCCTGGAGAACCACTGTAA
- a CDS encoding ABC-F family ATP-binding cassette domain-containing protein, giving the protein MLSISDLSFYFGSRPLYENVSLHIKPKDKIGLIGANGTGKSTLLKLITGDYTPDSGEITKSNDCSIGFLNQDLLSYQTDDSILLVAMQAFERELELQSKIDKVLLEMEKDYKDELVEKLAKYQEEFEALDGYTIQSKAEEILEGLGFSTNDLKKPLRTFSGGWRMRVMLAKLLLMKPSILMLDEPTNHLDLPSIQWVEQYLEKYEGAVIVVSHDRQFLDNTVKTIVEVTQQSLNVYAGNYSFYLEEKALRSEIQKNAYENQQSKIKQTERFIERFKAKASKARQVQSRVKALEKMDMIEDVIDENAKVHFRFNFNTQPGKILYEFKDLGKKYGENVILKDTNISIERGDKIALVGANGKGKSTMLRIIAGDEDIQGKRSEGYNVITSFFAQHQLEALDLESTILDELKTMGTAKSETELRSILGCFLFSGDDVFKKIKILSGGEKSRVALAKTLVSEANFLLLDEPTNHLDIQSVNILIQALEQYEGSYVVISHDRHFISQVANKIWFIEDQVLKEYPGSFNEFSTWMQKREAERKALPESEPQVVQEKSKPKPSTASSNGKDKELKSVQNDLSKCEALIAELEQKKADIEEKLADPKVFGNPDILAEHTQKYEQLKKELDNENHKWEQLAEQIDSLEA; this is encoded by the coding sequence ATGCTTTCAATATCCGACTTATCATTTTACTTTGGCAGCAGACCATTATACGAAAATGTTTCTCTTCATATTAAACCTAAAGACAAAATAGGTTTAATAGGGGCAAATGGTACTGGCAAGTCAACACTTCTAAAACTAATTACCGGTGACTATACTCCAGACAGTGGCGAGATCACCAAAAGCAACGATTGCTCCATTGGCTTTCTAAACCAAGATCTACTCTCCTACCAGACGGACGATAGCATTTTGCTAGTGGCCATGCAAGCTTTTGAGCGCGAACTAGAGTTGCAATCAAAGATTGACAAGGTTCTTCTTGAAATGGAAAAGGACTACAAAGATGAGTTAGTAGAAAAACTAGCTAAATATCAAGAAGAGTTTGAGGCCCTAGATGGCTATACCATTCAGTCTAAAGCCGAGGAAATCCTAGAAGGGCTCGGATTCAGCACAAACGACTTAAAAAAGCCTCTCAGAACATTTTCCGGTGGTTGGAGAATGCGGGTTATGCTGGCCAAGCTACTTCTTATGAAACCAAGCATACTCATGCTGGATGAGCCTACCAACCACTTAGACTTACCATCTATTCAATGGGTAGAACAATATCTGGAGAAATATGAAGGAGCTGTTATAGTAGTCTCGCACGACAGACAGTTTTTGGACAATACTGTCAAAACAATTGTAGAGGTAACACAGCAAAGCTTAAATGTTTATGCAGGAAATTACTCCTTCTATCTGGAAGAAAAAGCCCTACGCTCTGAAATCCAGAAAAACGCTTATGAAAACCAACAGTCAAAAATAAAACAGACCGAACGGTTTATAGAACGGTTTAAAGCTAAAGCATCCAAGGCACGCCAGGTACAGTCAAGGGTAAAAGCTTTAGAAAAAATGGACATGATCGAAGATGTCATTGACGAAAACGCAAAAGTCCATTTTCGTTTTAACTTCAACACGCAGCCAGGAAAAATCCTTTATGAGTTCAAAGACCTTGGGAAAAAATATGGCGAAAATGTCATTCTCAAAGACACCAATATAAGCATTGAAAGAGGTGACAAAATAGCGCTTGTTGGGGCAAACGGAAAAGGTAAATCTACCATGCTACGAATTATAGCTGGCGATGAAGACATCCAAGGAAAACGTTCTGAGGGGTATAATGTCATTACAAGCTTTTTTGCACAGCACCAACTAGAGGCTTTAGACCTTGAGTCAACCATTTTGGATGAGCTTAAAACCATGGGAACTGCCAAAAGCGAAACAGAGCTACGTAGCATACTGGGGTGTTTCCTTTTTTCCGGTGATGATGTTTTCAAAAAAATCAAAATATTATCAGGTGGTGAAAAATCGCGGGTAGCCTTGGCAAAAACTTTAGTATCAGAAGCTAACTTCCTGCTTTTGGATGAGCCTACCAACCACTTGGACATCCAATCAGTAAACATTCTTATTCAAGCACTTGAACAATACGAAGGCTCTTATGTCGTTATTTCTCACGATAGGCACTTCATCTCTCAAGTGGCCAATAAAATATGGTTTATAGAAGACCAAGTTTTAAAGGAATATCCCGGCTCTTTCAATGAATTTTCTACTTGGATGCAGAAAAGAGAGGCAGAGAGAAAAGCACTTCCGGAAAGTGAACCACAAGTGGTCCAGGAGAAAAGTAAGCCTAAACCTAGTACAGCATCATCTAACGGAAAAGACAAAGAGCTTAAATCTGTACAAAACGACTTGTCTAAATGTGAAGCATTAATAGCTGAACTTGAACAGAAAAAGGCAGACATAGAAGAGAAATTAGCAGACCCCAAAGTATTCGGCAACCCAGATATTTTGGCAGAGCACACACAGAAATACGAACAACTGAAAAAAGAACTTGACAATGAAAATCATAAGTGGGAGCAACTGGCAGAACAAATTGATAGCTTGGAGGCATAA
- a CDS encoding DUF5103 domain-containing protein produces MKIISGSNWQNKLIAWRHNIKLCLGLIMLMQACVPGGHSQSGNSSSSSKPALVTEDHIYNKNVRTVMLFPHTGQIHDMIQPPVISLKKSTPLILHFDELTDDAQNYAVKIINCDANWEVSDLPEMQYLSDYNEYLITERKFSFNTRIPFVHYSFKVPKVKVSGNYLLVVYDEDNPDDLVLTRRFIVFEDQLSIAPKVQFSNVTKKRDSHQQVDFKINYSGLELINPTDEIKVVIRQNHRWDNMITGLKPLYVREFEKSLDYSFFSGENNFPGGNEFRMFDIRSTQYAQQHIDKIDLKTTPIEVSLLRDQSRAKRAYGQYEDADGKFYTQHHETQGTKIEPDYVYVNFALNYPYPREGNVYVVGGMNDWQPKEEFKLVYDEDKKQYRGKALLKQGFYNYMYTLIEEGQRDDTFFEGSHSLTQNHYEVLVYYRPMGFRSDQLIGYKNINFNEL; encoded by the coding sequence ATGAAAATCATAAGTGGGAGCAACTGGCAGAACAAATTGATAGCTTGGAGGCATAATATCAAACTATGTTTAGGGCTAATAATGCTAATGCAAGCATGTGTACCAGGTGGCCACAGTCAGTCGGGCAACAGCTCAAGCAGTTCTAAGCCTGCTTTAGTAACAGAAGACCATATATATAACAAAAACGTGCGGACTGTCATGCTTTTCCCCCATACAGGGCAAATTCATGACATGATCCAACCGCCGGTTATTTCATTAAAAAAAAGTACCCCTTTAATATTACACTTTGATGAACTAACAGACGATGCACAAAACTATGCGGTAAAGATTATTAACTGCGACGCTAATTGGGAGGTATCGGACCTTCCAGAAATGCAGTACCTCAGCGATTATAACGAATACCTAATTACTGAAAGGAAGTTCTCTTTTAACACCCGAATTCCTTTTGTCCATTACTCTTTTAAAGTACCTAAGGTAAAAGTTAGTGGCAATTACCTCTTGGTAGTATATGACGAAGACAACCCCGATGATTTAGTTTTAACTCGTAGGTTTATCGTTTTTGAAGATCAACTTTCTATAGCACCTAAAGTCCAGTTTTCAAATGTGACCAAAAAACGGGACTCTCACCAACAGGTTGACTTCAAGATCAATTATAGTGGACTAGAACTGATAAACCCAACGGATGAAATAAAAGTAGTAATCAGGCAAAACCACCGTTGGGACAACATGATTACTGGGTTAAAGCCATTATATGTGCGCGAGTTTGAGAAAAGTCTAGACTATTCATTCTTTAGTGGAGAGAACAATTTCCCTGGGGGCAATGAATTCAGGATGTTTGACATAAGAAGCACCCAATATGCCCAACAGCACATAGACAAAATTGATTTAAAGACGACACCCATAGAAGTTTCACTTCTTAGAGACCAAAGCAGGGCAAAAAGGGCTTATGGCCAATATGAAGACGCTGACGGCAAGTTTTACACCCAGCACCATGAAACGCAGGGAACGAAGATTGAACCTGATTATGTATATGTAAATTTTGCCTTAAACTACCCTTATCCACGTGAAGGAAATGTGTATGTAGTAGGCGGTATGAATGACTGGCAGCCTAAAGAGGAGTTCAAATTGGTTTACGACGAAGACAAAAAGCAGTATAGAGGAAAAGCATTGCTTAAGCAAGGTTTTTACAATTACATGTACACCTTAATCGAAGAGGGCCAGCGCGATGATACCTTTTTTGAAGGTTCTCATAGCCTGACCCAAAATCATTATGAGGTATTAGTATACTATCGCCCTATGGGATTCAGAAGTGATCAGCTCATAGGGTATAAAAACATCAACTTTAACGAACTTTAA
- the cas6 gene encoding CRISPR-associated endoribonuclease Cas6, whose amino-acid sequence MRVRIIFGLTNKGATVPFHHQFLLANLIQSLVDRTGGKYQNFNMFNFSGLKGQTKVGKEGLHFYSNKVTLVLSSPEEEFIRSFVDVLFKQPQVEIGKLLLVPLNVETEAAPDLSSGEVKYICISPLVIINPLPEGADAKKFISPLMDVFSDMLYESTMFRMEKSGMFTTEEIASFYKFQVLPDKNYLSKIKEEEKKFARIFPVFHNREKYEVRGYTFPFTLYADPKVQQFVWDCGLGIFTYKGFGMVDLANADPNQRTIPYEF is encoded by the coding sequence TTGAGGGTAAGAATCATATTCGGTCTGACAAATAAAGGAGCTACAGTTCCTTTTCATCATCAGTTTCTGCTTGCGAACCTGATCCAATCTCTTGTTGACAGAACTGGCGGGAAATACCAAAACTTCAATATGTTTAATTTTTCCGGCCTAAAAGGACAAACAAAGGTTGGTAAAGAGGGATTGCATTTTTATTCCAATAAGGTAACACTCGTGTTGTCAAGCCCTGAGGAGGAGTTTATACGAAGTTTTGTTGATGTTTTGTTCAAACAACCTCAGGTGGAAATCGGCAAGCTTCTCTTGGTTCCGCTCAATGTAGAAACGGAGGCAGCTCCTGATTTAAGTTCGGGAGAGGTGAAGTATATTTGTATTTCTCCATTGGTGATTATCAATCCCCTTCCTGAAGGGGCTGACGCTAAAAAGTTTATTAGCCCATTAATGGATGTTTTTTCAGATATGCTTTACGAAAGCACCATGTTCAGGATGGAGAAATCAGGAATGTTTACTACGGAAGAAATCGCTTCTTTTTATAAGTTCCAGGTATTGCCTGATAAAAACTACTTGTCTAAAATTAAAGAGGAGGAGAAAAAGTTTGCCAGGATTTTTCCTGTATTCCATAATAGGGAGAAGTATGAAGTCCGGGGATACACGTTCCCTTTTACTTTATATGCTGATCCTAAAGTACAGCAATTTGTTTGGGATTGTGGTTTGGGGATCTTTACTTACAAAGGTTTCGGAATGGTGGATCTTGCCAATGCCGATCCTAACCAAAGAACAATTCCTTATGAATTTTGA